One Parasteatoda tepidariorum isolate YZ-2023 chromosome 1, CAS_Ptep_4.0, whole genome shotgun sequence genomic window, gatgCTTATACATGTTATTTTGGACTTTTGTTTGGTGTAAGACTACTAAAACTTAActtgcaaaaatagttttttttcctctctcaaaaatttttccaattttttaggAGCACGCCAGTTGTGACTGAATGTGAAGGAATGTATGAGCATGAGAGTCGAAAAAATAGGCTTGTTTGGAAACTCCCAGTTATTGATTCTAACAACAAATCAGGTTCTATGGAATTCACATGTAGCGGAAAACCTTCAGATTTTTTCCCTGTAACAGTAGAGTTTGACTCTTTTTCATCCTTTTGTAATATcaaggtaatatttttattaatataatctaCCCGAAAGGTTAAATAACTactctttaaaacaataatattcatTCTTCTTACAAATATGGTTTAGTAAAATTCTTGatgattttattacaatataaattttcatatttatctttttcatcACTTTTGCAATAATAAAGTTAGGTTCTTACTGAAGTcaactctaaaataaattaagtcacATAAGAATAATTGTATTCTACCTCTGAATCCTTAGTTAGATTAtcactttttagaataattttattgtaacaaaaatagatttttaaaatttttttttgtacattaaggtaatattcttattataataatttttaaaaaacattgatggcACACAAAGATATCAGTATCTATTTGCAAAGATATCAGTATCTATTGCCaaaaacgggtttgtggcagtgtggcgtgggcaatgttgctctcctccgtgactttggttcacaggtgcccactgggttgcgcgaaatgagcaacaattctggcatagtataggcaaagattcaaattcagcGCCTgccattgggaaaaaaaaaaaaaatttgcaaaaatgatTTACTTCTAAGTTCCCTAACAGTTTTAACATTTGCCAATGATTGGGAGACCAAATCTATATAGGGACAGGTTCTACTTCATTCGTggtgcattttattttcagagcGCATTATAAACTAAACACATTCTAATgcatttctctttaaaaaaaccCTACCCGTGTTTGCAAAAAAAGCCTGGTACTTCTTTGCCAAGCCCTGttaattattgcaattatatCAGTGcgtacattataataaaattaattattattgtttttttattgatgtttttagaaacagggatgagattagccaaaaggcaaaaaagctgaatttccacaataataaattttacgcaagcgcagccctttaataataaattccagacagtttaaggtaataaataatgtgttgacatacaattgcatactaaatctattattataaaaacgattacattgatacttaacatttagtgaaaataaaaattatcaattgaaaaaataaagctggaaattatatttttcctcagttcacataagagacaattattacttgaaaaactacctggtttagcaaattaaaactactgagaatatacattaatatttcatttcttttaataaatactgttatgtgatttatagcaaatatatcagtaatattactttttaaattatattggNNNNNNNNNNNNNNNNNNNNNNNNNNNNNNNNNNNNNNNNNNNNNNNNNNNNNNNNNNNNNNNNNNNNNNNNNNNNNNNNNNNNNNNNNNNNNNNNNNNNNNNNNNNNNNNNNNNNNNNNNNNNNNNNNNNNNNNNNNNNNNNNNNNNNNNNNNNNNNNNNNNNNNNNNNNNNNNNNNNNNNNNNNNNNNNNNNNNNNNNNNNNNNNNNNNNNNNNNNNNNNNNNNNNNNNNNNNNNNNNNNNNNNNNNNNNNNNNNNNNNNNNNNNNNNNNNNNNNNNNNNNNNNNNNNNNNNNNNNNNNNNNNNNNNNNNNNNNNNNNNNNNNNNNNNNNNNNNNNNNNNNNNNNNNNNNNNNNNNNNNNNNNNNNNNNNNNNNNNNNNNNNNNNNNNNNNNNNNNNNNNNNNNNNNNNNNNNNNNNNNNNNNNNNNNNNNNNNNNNNNNNNNNNNNNNNNNNNNNNNNNNNNNNNNNNNNNNNNNNNNNNNNNNNNNNNNNNNNNNNNNNNNNNNNNNNNNNNNNNNNNNNNNNNNNNNNNNNNNNNNNNNNNNNNNNNNNNNNNNNNNNNNNNNNNNNNNNNNNNNNNNNNNNNNNNNNNNNNNNNNNNNNNNNNNNNNNNNNNNNNNNNNNNNNNNNNNNNNNNNNNNNNNNNNNNNNNNNNNNNNNNNNNNNNNNNNNNNNNNNNNNNNNNNNNNNNNNNNNNNNNNNNNNNNNNNNNNNNNNNNNNNNNNNNNNNNNNNNNNNNNNNNNNNNNNNNNNNNNNNNNNNNNNNNNNNNNNNNNNNNNNNNNNNNNNNNNNNNNNNNNNNNNNNNNNNNNNNNNNNNNNNNNNNNNNNNNNNNNNNNNNNNNNNNNNNNNNAACATGTGCCttcaaatcgcgtgaataagaatcgcaacacgcaaatatgaaaagctatgtttgatattaaaatcgtgtgaataagaatcgagatattagcagattccaggcttgggacctctaaaaggcttgtcagaaacagcgtcgtttgaactacaaaaatcggatctatctggagggcgggaaaaaaaatttggaaaatattaccTGCTACgagtaaaaggggagaaaatagttaaaataagtaaaaatgagaaaggattggtagctatgtagtttgagttttctgtttctctttgaaaatgggtgaattttctgaaaaagcggaatacttataaaaaaagtgaaatttttagaaaaatctgaatttttgataaagaagctgaaattcaagagataaaagtgaaaaaagcggaaatcagctaaaaagcggaaaaatctcatccctgtagtAAGGTAAATAATTGGTACTGTCACTGGTTGCATAAGTccttaatttatcaaaaaagtgctcaattttttcaataaaaagtccttaaaagtgtttaatttttgctttgtcaAAAGAGTGGGAACTCTGAAGGACCAGTTTCATTTTTGGTGCATTGTACTTTGCAGAGGCAAAGAACACATTCTAAAAGGGATTGCcatgaattatttaagaaataacaaaaccgttaaaagtattattatgaCCATGTTCTatgaaagaatcaaaaataaattattaattataataggtgctagtgggctgcgccccctgctcgctaacccccaaaaattgctatgcaatcttatatggtttgcttcgcaaaccaagctcgctttgttcgctactaacttaggtacattgcaaatgcacaaaattctaagaattcaaaacaatcattcaaatccatataacaactttttttaaaaaaaaaaattacatctttttagtaaatactaaatcattaaaataaatttgaattcaaataaatgacatgtaatttgttaaacctattagaaatgcgctatagtataaaatcaaatcttaagataaaatttctaaaactgatatctctttaaaagggttaaaattttggctataattaagtctattaaaaattgaaatgagtgaattgcaatggaaaaacctgcataaacaaatgaattctagtaaaacaaataaattcgttatataaataaaaaatcgtcaaatattttcgtaatatttaaattcgtaaaaaaaaagcgctttcgacaaaatactaaaatagagatctatcgacaaagactactctcttctgcctagcttatgctctctctggtatTATTGCACTTATATTTTCTCTAATCTCCAATGAAGTaataaaaggatattttaaatttttttttatatgaatgaaGTATTCATGTTGAGTTGCTTCATTGTTTTTAGTCTTTGTATGTTCTATTGCATGGCTTTagtgtttttattgtttgtcaTAATAGAAGCTGCCCAGTTTCAGTGCATTCCTTCTGTTGTGTTTTattcagtaaattaatttttaatttctattatacaGGTTGCTGATGTTGTTACTCTGGATAATGAACCAGTTAAATATTTCTCAGAATCCTCATTTGTTGCAGAGAAATATGAAATTGTTTAACATTTCAAATGGactaaagttttatatattcatttaggAAAAACCAGATTATTTTCCTTGGTGTTTTGATGCTGTACatttataaaagtatgtttGGTTTGCATCAATagtatgttataaattttgcttattgtttaattaaaaaaatatgaacaatattttcataatttattttattaaaatatataaacatatgattcaacaattatttcttaaaattacaacaatatattaaaaaaaatattgcctttCATGGAATCTCTCAAATATAAtcaattggaagaaaaaaaacttaagcagTTGTTCCTCTAGCTTCTTTTAGGATAGCTTCAGCTCCTTTTTCCAGGAATAAATCAGCAAGATCCTTTCCTAAAGATTCAgccttacttaaaatattgtgtgATAGATGAGGTGCTACAATGGCAGCATAAtgctataaaacaaatataataattggtAAAATTGCAGCTAATTTCACAAGGCCAAGAAACTTGAGCAATTTAACAAAGGGAACTATACCTTTTTTACTTGAaactgaaatggttttgttGGTTTAAGATCAACACTAAGCTCTTCAATGATGCTTTTGGAACCATCAAGACTAAAAACTCCGCCACACAACGTCagctaaataaataacaaataacatcaggctagaaaaaatattgaaatttaaataaatttaagaacacacacttttctaccttttttttaatgttaatgtttACTTGATGGGAGATCAAACTATTTCAGAGAAGTGTGACCCAGATTTTCTGACATTTTAAATGAGATAATCAGGGTGACCACTCAAATCaggtttcaaatttccctgatttttccaggtttttgtttcttttttcttataaagtctaggatgtgtacaagaaaagtgtctatattataaaatattttattcacaatgttattttttttagcatatcattttgaaaaaaataatttttgacaagattttttaatgttttggcacaaaattttgaatcaaatatcatatattgaccaacaaaagagtaaaattaaatattaatatataattggttcttaaattaaaatatgttataaaaggttaaaatgaagaaaaaaaaattagcattactGCAACAATTGTAACGATTTGTCGACAAACATTGCTGTTGTTagcgattgtaaaaaaatgtgcgATGGGTtggtttgctgagaaaaaataattcacagatttctttgaatgggagtagaaaagctttcagaaaaagagtgcaatataaaatctattattattaaattataaccaaatAACTTTTGGAGAAtttataaagttgaaaatacaaaaacattttatcaaaattaccaCTAAAGCATCAGAACAAACTTGAGAAATAAATGGAGCCATAATTGGGCTGAAGCCCaaggacagaatttaaaaacagaagctaaTATCCTAATCCCTTTTTCCACCTCCACCAGAATCTTTCCTAAATTGCACAGTCCCATAGCGGTCAAAGGTTTCTATATTCGTTTAGCAACANTAGTATGTGATGTTAAGGATGTGTCGATTGTGTCTACTAAATAAGTATTACCTTCCATAGTAGTAACACATGCACAAAGTAATGGTTGATTGTGTATATTAGACCAACCATCCACTGACATACATACCGTTTGTTCAGATAATTCACCAGTAATCTTTTCTATCTCATGTTCATGAACAGCACTTAAGAGACGATTGCCTAAATCAATTTCACTCGGGGGTTTATACCCAGGTCTTAGCATTTGCATTAGCTTAAGAAAATGTGGATTTTCAACAGATCGAAAAGGTATATGttggaggaaaaaaagaatttggctACTTGTAAATCTAGTGTATCTTTAAGATTGGTTGGCATTTTCACTATAAATGGGCTAATACCTGTAGTCTTgaatttctttatctttatgTCAGTATCAGTAGCAGTCAAATCTTCATCACACTGAATACGCTTATTACAAGGATCTGGCAGATTTTGGCTTTCAATTTGAGCTTTATTATCTGTTCCTCTGTTGTAAGTAGCAGTAACATCTGTGTAAGAAAGGAAAAGGAGCCATAAGTGTAAttctatctattttttattttaatgtaaaaaaaagaacttaaaatattatgatatgaattaaaaaataacagtataataataataaaaaaattacctaaagcATCTTTTTCTTGTTCACaatctttcttcttttcaacTTCATTTTTTGCTACACACACTTCATGATGCATTTTCATTCTTGATACCAATCCTTGCATTTCTTTTTGGCATAAGTTACATATTGCTTTAGATCCTTTCTTTCCTAactcaattttttcattataatagaCCCAAATGGGATCTTTTTTCCTTCCAGCagacatttcaaattataattaaagctaataataagtaaaaatgactATCCCAGCTACCCTAAGTATGCTAACAAACACTAATTCACAACTGAAAGaatgaaaatggcgcaaaacacaaataaagttcaaaattagCACTACAACTTCtaccaaaaaatatatacttatactTCAACTAACAATATGTACTACAACTTCTACTCCAGGTGCTgctgttgttgtttttgttttgtaatgttCCATGCTGCTATCATAGCTGTAATCATATGTAAACTGTTCAATgaactataaatataatatgtaaactgtttttaaaagcaaatgagTCACATTGAAAGTAGAAATGTTGAATTATATGAGTGAGATCTGAGAAATATATAGAACAGTCTACTTACTTGTTTATGTttgaaacttagaaaaatatacaaaaaatgttCAAGACTAtacacaaaattgtttttttttttgattaaaatcagtgatttttttaaaaaaatcatttgatttaaatcatgattttaatcatttgattaaaatcatttacacCCTGtctataactgtttaaaaagtgagtaattttttttttagttgctggattttatttttaaattattctgaaaacagagatgaaaataaatatattttaaattttattatggagCTACATATGGAtcactaattataaattatttctgataaattttacatttcaaaaaatattatgtgtaaaaaattaatcaagtttttctcaaaataggaaaatttaattcataaaatacctcaactattttttaaattttttttacaatcaaataaaattaatatttatttttttaaaacaaaagtacttttttttcattattattaatgtatgaGTAATCAATGGAagagaaatattagaaaaaattaataaaaaagtaaaaaatatttttttccacacattaaaaaaaattatttcataaaatacctCCACTATttgaaaacacatttaaaataatttttctttgttcctttaaaaaaaaaaggtatataagagatttactttttcatttttatcaatggaTGAGTTGACTGCAATTGGTACACTGCAGCCCCCTTCTAAAGACTTCATAAAGGATCTTTCAGCTATGCAACGCAAGGTAgtatttttatcacttatttgCGATAAAAGCTCAATTGTTTGCACATCAGATTCTCGACATTCAATTGCCAGTGCCCCTTGACCCACAGCATACATGCATTCTTCAGGTTTAAGAATCTGTAGaacaaaaagagataaaaaaaatacttatataaataCTTCAGACTTATcaaatgcaaacaaataaaaagaaagctttATGACACAAACAAAGATAACAACTCATAAATAACTTAACTACTTTTTGGCAAACTGACGAAAGTGTGAATTATTGGAAAGGAGTTGATTTTTATCTTTAGTAGAGgtacacacttttttttaaggagATTGGAAGGAAAGCCTATTTTTAGCCTCTGAAGGGTGCAAtagatttagtttttatatcaaTAGATAACAacattattatcaataattaaaactaaataaaattagagttataataataaatgatctaacaataatctaataataaattattattattagagtaATTAGAATATCGATTAGTCTTTAACATTGAAAGATTAAGTTCTGCAaattatagataataattataaaaaataaaggcctaatacattttatttgaaaaacattttaatttagcacactttgtattctaaaatattaaataatagcaGGTTTATAACCATCTCtaaggataaataatttatttttctcgattaataagaaatttttgtcAAGAAACATTCacaattaaaatgtatgtaacAGGTATGCTATTAAAGAATAACAATACTCaacaatgaaataattcaaGATGAAAAGAAGATTAGaggtttttgaaaaacaatgtggtataaagcttgaaaatttgtaaaagaaaaaatacacaattaacACAGAAATGCAGCTGTTACCAGGTTTGACTGCATGTGGACAGGTGTTTGGATCTAAATCCAGTTGCACAGTCAAAATAGACATTAAATCTtcaattatgctatttttttatctaaattttatctccttttttataattccttttaagatatatattaaataaaatatataaaccatTCCTATTCTGTGCTCCAAATCTAATCTAATAAGGCCTGCAGCAGCTATAATTAAAGCAGAGTAATTTTTGTCTTCATCAAGTTTTCTGAGTCTAGTATTCAGATTTCCACGCTGAATTAAAGTTAAgacaataacaaacaaaaatgttcataaacAATCCAAGAGGTAGCATCATTGCATATTTGCAAGGTATAAAAATTGttgctttctttttaacaatgtaccactttattaaatgataaaatttgaatcttaACACTAAATTGGAtggtttcagaaaaataaaaattaaaaaatgcaacctttttcattttgaattttttcccctcatgTTTATTTTAGCATTCAGAAAAATGTAATCCTATTCTGTGCCCCAAATCTAATCTAATGAGGCGTGCAgcagttataattaaaacagaGTAATTTTTGTCTTCATCAAGTTTTCTGAGTCTAatattcaaattacattttatttacattttaactttttttcaatgaaatagataaacaatacatatggttaaaaaaaaaaaaagaaatggataaACAATTTCAGTATGCAATCAACAATTTGCAATTTGTTAATTCTTTTACacattaacaataattttttacagctcCTTATTAATTAGTAGAGATGATTTCTGTAAGCATTCAAATAGTTATTAGGCAATGCCacactaattttaaaagaaagtatttgTACTTAactcaaaaaagtaataaattaaaataaataatgttttcaatttatatagtGGATTTTGTTTACGTAAATTTCCACTATCTCTCTTAGTTCTagtctacatatttttttacttattttttataattaaagataatgggtaaaaaaaaatagctaaatttttaagaactttttttttttttaatatttcaagcaaatgggtgtaattatttgtatttgataACATCTGACaccaaatttgatttaaacaaatacaATGCACAGATggtatattttgtgaagaatgttaagtaaaaagtattttaagaatatttatctatttagaaACTTATAAAAGGATACAATGCTTTCAAAAGTCAGTTGTGGGAATACTCTTCCTAACTGAGCAATTCTTCTCAAAGAACTGGTTCCAactatgctaaaaaaattttagagcaaaaattaacaaaacaaacaagagtctataaaattttttcaaaataaacaatttgtacaaagaacaaattttaatacaggGTGTCTGAAAAGTATGAATACTGttaaatatcttgaaaagtATGAATTGGATCAATACTCTTAAAATACacatgtgaaatattttctagatGCAATCAATGATACCAAACTCGGCCTACCAATGCTACCCCTGGGGATGTGATGGGAgcagctttaaaatattatataggaACCCTCTTTTTAATAGCAGATTTtgattttccagaaaaaagtaCTCAAATTTGActtaagtttttgtattttggttCACAggtacaaatttttgaataaaataactcaaaaaatagatgcaacatcaaaaaataaataagaaaattaacaagtaaataaataaataagtaaataaaaaaacccaATTAGATTATATTGTGAAAAACCTATCTAATGACATCAAATTTGACTTACAACCTGAACTTACCAAGCCAAGAAAGAGCTTTAAGCGCTTAAACAATTTGTACCCAATTTCATATTGAGATTACAGCATTGTCTGTAAACCAAAATGTAGAAACATCTAGGAAAAACTGTGGTACTTATTTCTGatgaattcaaataataaaagggagttccaaattaaaattttaaagctgttcTCTGCCTTTGCCCATAAGTGAGTTAAGCAGTAAAGTTTGGTACCACCAAATGCATCGATTGAACATATTTAAAGTGcgtattttttgatttttgatccaattaataattcttgagACATTTGACCATTTTCTTACCTTTCagaagagctttttttttaaaaaaaaaaaaattatagactttgttagaaaaaattaaaataaaaagcaatatttttttcttcaaaaattatctttaaaaaatgcaatattaaacaATGATTTTGCTTGCACAATTTATTAAATCGACGGAGATAAATT contains:
- the LOC107441618 gene encoding porphobilinogen deaminase isoform X2, which gives rise to MSTTGDKILNVALSKIGEKSLFTKELEIALEKREVDVVVHSLKDLPTTLPPGMVIGAICQRENPFDVVVFSPDCKCSHLKDLPKGSIVGTSSLRRIAQLGRVFPQLTFESIRGNLNTRLRKLDEDKNYSALIIAAAGLIRLDLEHRIGMILKPEECMYAVGQGALAIECRESDVQTIELLSQISDKNTTLRCIAERSFMKSLEGGCSVPIAVNSSIDKNEKLTLCGGVFSLDGSKSIIEELSVDLKPTKPFQFQVKKHYAAIVAPHLSHNILSKAESLGKDLADLFLEKGAEAILKEARGTTA
- the LOC107441618 gene encoding porphobilinogen deaminase isoform X1, coding for MEIPPSESACKKLKTENGSLKIKLQDQENGNNIEKIRVGSRKSQLALFQSNFVVDLLRKHYKNIAYDIVPMSTTGDKILNVALSKIGEKSLFTKELEIALEKREVDVVVHSLKDLPTTLPPGMVIGAICQRENPFDVVVFSPDCKCSHLKDLPKGSIVGTSSLRRIAQLGRVFPQLTFESIRGNLNTRLRKLDEDKNYSALIIAAAGLIRLDLEHRIGMILKPEECMYAVGQGALAIECRESDVQTIELLSQISDKNTTLRCIAERSFMKSLEGGCSVPIAVNSSIDKNEKLTLCGGVFSLDGSKSIIEELSVDLKPTKPFQFQVKKHYAAIVAPHLSHNILSKAESLGKDLADLFLEKGAEAILKEARGTTA
- the LOC122268390 gene encoding uncharacterized protein, with product MSAGRKKDPIWVYYNEKIELGKKGSKAICNLCQKEMQGLVSRMKMHHEVCVAKNEVEKKKDCEQEKDALDVTATYNRGTDNKAQIESQNLPDPCNKRIQCDEDLTATDTDIKIKKFKTTGISPFIVKMPTNLKDTLDLQVAKFFFSSNIYLFDLLKIHIFLS